In Athene noctua chromosome 11, bAthNoc1.hap1.1, whole genome shotgun sequence, the sequence AGGGAGATGGGGGTGGAGGCGGGCACAGGCTTGGGGACAGCTGGGGAACAGGGAGGTCCCCggccacccccctcctcccccagggCCGGCACCGCTGGCTGTCATGTGGCTCACCCGCAGCTTCAGCGAGTCCTTGTCATAAGGGCTGGGTGTGAAGTCGGTGTGGACGCGGGCCCGGCCACAGAAGGGGCCGGTGTAGGCTGGGCCGCTCTCCTCCAGCCGCAGACTGTCCTGGTTGCTCCctccggggccggggctggaAATTTCGCTGCctgtggaggggagggaggtcAGGATGTGCCTGGCCATGGGGCGAGGGGCCGGCGTCCTGCCGGGGCCAGGCTCACCACTGGACAGCTGGCGGCTGATGGGTGGGTGCCCGTCTTCCTCCATCTCCAGGTAAGACAAGGGCAACTTTTCGTGGCTTGGCTCTTCCATGGTGCTGGCTGGGGATGGGGGGCATGAGGATCCCTCCTCCTCCACGTCTGCCTGCTGGGGGGACCAGGGTCAGGCCAAGGGAGGGGGAGCTACCCCTGCCTGCCCAGGCtcccccctcaccttcccctCAGCTAGTGCTTTCACGGCCATCCTGCCCATCTTGCGGTTCATGGTGCGGGAGATGGCGGCCCGCCACCTCTTGCTCAGCTTCATCCCGCTGCTCCGTGCAGCATCGTCAGGGCCAGTGCTGCTGGACTCATCCTCGGGGATCTGGCAAAGGGATGTGGAGTGAAGGCaagagcccccccaccccaggcaaaCCTCAATTGTGTCACACAGGGCTGCAGGACTCCTTGAGGAGTAAGACCCCAAATTCTGCCAGTGCTGGAGCCCCTGGGGCTGCCCCATGGCAGGTGCATCACCAGTAGGACCAGGAGCTTGGGGCAACAGGCTCTGAAAAGGGTTCTGCCCTGTGGGAAGGTAGTTCTGGGGGAGTTGGACGTGGCAGCAGGTTCTGCCACCCCTGAGGAGGGGGGGAGGGCTGGGCACTCACATTCTCCTCCAGGTTGAATTCCTTCTCGCTCGGCGCAGGGGAGCTGACTTTGGACTTGGCAAAGTCCTTGAAGCTGCTGGAACGCTGGAGGGAGAGCTGGGAGAGACAGAAAGGTGTGAGGGGTTCTCACtatgtccccctgtccccagtcCCACCCTCTTCACCGGCTGCTGGGCCCCTTGTCGagccagagcagccccagggcgATGACAGTCCACTGTGAGCAGTGCAGGATggtgctgtgctgctgttgtGGGACGTGGGCTGGGCACTTGCGGGGAAAACATGGGGGGGATCTGcaaggcagctgctcctctcAGCACCCAAATGTGGGCATGCTGTGCCAGGTCAGCCCCTGAGCCAGGGATTTTGGGAACAAGAGCAGAGTGGGACCTGCCTTGTGCTGTCCTACTCCTGTGGTGGCTATGCCATGGGTTGGTCCCTCCCTTCCCTGCATGTCTAACAGCTAAAGGCTGTCTTCAGTGGCTGAGAGTACGAGTGCTGCCGTGCCCATGTCGCTGCCCTCATGTTCAGCTCCAGGCCCAGATGTTGCCCACGTTTTGTGCCTGCACGTCATCCCACAGCCCAGGGAGCACCTCCCCTGTCAGCAAGCTCAGTCCTGCCCTTGTGCCAAAGCCACCAAAGTGGATTTTGGATCTCAGTCCTAGTGCAACCCTCCATCACTGCCACTTCCAGTCTTCCCTGTGCCCCCCTGCCTGCTTCCCTGGCTCCCCTTCTTTCTGTGTCCCACATAGGAAGGGATTCCCCGTACTGGGAGCACCCTCAGTGCCAGCCAACTGGGGTCCCTGCACGGCCTCGTGGTCCCAGATCTCCCTCATCCCTGGATGTCCAGCACCAGCCCTGCCGTGGGAGATGTGCTGGGGCTGGGCGAGCTCAGCTCCCAGCTGCCAGCGCGCTCCGAGCACACACCACAACACTCAGTCTTGCCTCGACCGCAAACGCAGCAGTTTCCTTTCTCGAGTCACTCTGCCTGCCCCAGGCTCCTGTTTGTGCTGGAGGCAGCTGAGGCCCTTCTCAGCCCCTGCACAGCCTGGCCCTGCTCAGGCACAGCCCCGcgccttcccctcctccttctcctttttatCGACTCGACCGAGCATCCTTTATTACTTGTTTTTGCTATTTTCTCATAAAGGGCTGGCTTGGATGAGGGAGACCCACCTCCATCCCCACTGTGGCTTTACTAAGCAGGAGCAGCTCAGCTGGTGCATCTGTGTGGAGGTGATGCTGGCGGTTTGCCTCACTCCCACTCCAGCACCCCTGAACCAACCAGACACGGGCAGCTTGAATCCCTTGTGTCTCCCCCTGCACCCTTGGGCTGAAACAACTTTGTGCCCTGTGCCCCTCTGCGGCCAGAAAAGCTGCAGCATCGGCCCTTATCCCAGCGCTGAGGGTGCGAGAGCAGCTGTGGCAAGCCTGGCAGCGGGGGGCTGTGGCGCTGGGGCAGCCAGGCCCCCCTGGGGAGGATGGCAGCAAGAGGGAAGTGAGAGCGGCggctgcagctgggcaagggcaGGGGATGCCCACTGGGgcctgccaggctccctgggCCACCCCCTGCACGGAGAACGGGTGGATTCACCCAGATTTCCCCAGGGAGCTTCCCAGTACGGAGGAGCCGCCATGGCGTGTGGCTCTGCCAGTATGGTAGCCCACCGTGGGCAGGACGAGGACACTAGGCCCTGTCCCCCTGCTCTTGGTGACTCGCTGTTGCTGAAGACAGCTCACCAGGTCCTGGCAAGAGCTGAAGTACCTGCTAGTGTGACACCCTCCAGGGGGGGTGGCACGGGGTGGCACATGGCCCTGCTGCACCAGGGGCTCTCGTGAGGCCGCGGTGCCAGTAGCCGGTGCTGCTGGTGGCTCCCAGCACTCGGTGCGGTGCTACCGGAGGAAGCAGCCAACGCAGTGATGGAGCTGCAGCCTGGCGCTGCCAGAACCGCTAACACCTTGCTGTGTGGGCCGTGCTGGGAGCTGCGCACCCCGCGCCgcggccctgcccctgccccggcagGAAGCGGCAGGCGGCCGCCCACGCTGTGGGGAGCCCGCGGGGAAGGGGCaccgctgccccccaccccagcagagccccacgGGTCCCACTGGCACCCCGGATGAACCCCGGGGTCTGTGCATCCCGGCCACCCATCCCACCGGGCTGCAAGACAGGGTGGGAGCACGGTGTGGGATGAGGCCAGGACCACGGGCCAGCGAGGCCGTGGTGGCAGGGACTGACTACGGGCAGTGCTGCCCCCAAACCCCATGGGGCTGTGCCCaacagctgccccagcccctcgacaccagtgctcccagctcaGCATCCTGTGGGCCACCCAGGCTTGGCCAGTCCTGGGTGTGcagggacacccatgggtgccaatGGCGCTCACCTTCTTGTGTCCGGACTCCTTCTCACTGGCGTTGGAGGGCTTGCGGCGCAGCATGATGCTGGGGCCCGGTGGCAAGGGTGCAGCGTTCGGGCAGCGCCTGGCACGGTATGCACCGAAGCACCGGCACCAAGGCCGGGAAGCGCACAGGAAGCCGGCGGTCACATGAGAGGTGCTTGCAGCGGCGCGGTTCATGGTGGCTGGCGAGTGcacaggctggggcaggaggaaggaaaccCTCCACgaagctgctgccctgcccaagGCCCCCGGGGCGAGgatgcctgcctgcaccctgccagccctTGGTGATGCTGCTGCCCCTCAGCGATGCTGCTGGTGGGCACCATGTCCCCTCACCATGCAAAGGACAAAGATCCCCAACCCCTCTGCTGTGCCCACTTGTTCTCCTGGCCAGCACGATGGCCAAGCCCTCTGTATAACTTGTTCCAGGGTGTCCCCTGCATCCACAGGTCCTCCTGGCTGGGCATCAAGCCTGTCTGGGACATGCGCATCGGCACCCGGCCATGGGCACCTGCAGGGCAGCGGGGATGGACCTGGATGGGCTGGCTCCCCTCCATCCTCTTGCTTTGGTCCCCCCATCTCTGTTTCCAAGAATTAAAACCCACCCTGCCTCCTTGCTGCTCATGCTGATttggctgccccagggcagggcagaTAGCATGGGCTGGATGACATGTGTGGAGCCAGGGGCCACGTAGGGCCAGACCCCAGTCCCACACCAGCCAGCAAGGTGGTGGGCAGGCTGGCAGCACACTGGGCTGCCGCAGCAGGGCACAGCAGCACACAGGCACCCGCCAGCCTTACTCATGTTTAATCACAACCGAGCaaataggaaacaaaaaaataggGAAGTGGGTGGTGGGGAGAAGAAACGGCTgcggcagggagggggctggcaCAGGCCCGGCTGGCACAGGGTCAGGCCTGCAGCCCGGTGAGCAGCACGGCGAGGAGGGAGATGAGGGTGCCCAGGAtggtggtggcggtggtggtggtggcggcgcTGCCCAGCGGGAAGGGCTCAGTATTCCTCTGCAGCCAGCGGTAttcctcttccagctgctgccGCTGCAGCTCTGGCCCCACACGCGCCCGGATGGTCTCATAGTAGGTGTTCAGGTACCGGATCTGCAGCCAGGCAccgcggggggctgcaggggggctgccCTGGTGGCCTGTCCCCCcctcaccacacacacaccccttggCCCCTGTTGGCCCTCCCCATCCTGCTATCCCACACCCCAGTCACTGGCCCCGTCCACAGACTCATTGCctctctccatccactcatccaTCCCTGCCCCAACCTCATGCCACAGTCCTGGTTTCCTGCTACATCCATCCCCCCAGCCTCCTTCTTTGCTCTCCCTGTACCCCATGCCCCTGCTGTCCCTCCCTGCCTCGAGCACCCTGTACCTGCTCTGGTGACAGGAGGCTGAGGTTGATGAGGTTGCGGTCGTAGGGTACCAGGGACACCACCTCGAAGGTCAGGAAgggctcctctctgctctggtgcTGCCACAGAGAGGTGACATTGGTGCCTCCAGCCTCACCTGGGGGTTGTCCCCAGCCCTGGCTTGGTGCAGCCCCCCCTGCGCTGTGCCACCCCTACCTTAGTCTGTGCATTCACCACGAGAGCGACGTCCTCAATGCGGATCCCAAATTCGCCGTCGCGGTAGTACCCAGGCTCTGGGGGCCGGGAAGGAGCCTGGTAAATCCCAAGCCCCAGCaactcccccaccccaccccagagAGGCCAGATCTGGCCCCTGAGTTGGTCCAAGAGCTGGACGCCTCCTCCCCTGGCTGGGCTCTGCAGCTCAGGGACATCCCTGAGAGCCCGAGGCACCGGCTGGGGCGGCGGGTGTGCGTACCGATGGAGGTGAACATGCCGGCCGCCAGTGGCACATTGTTGGACTGGAAGCCCACGGGCCCTGCAGGGGACATGGGGTGGGTTACAGCTCCTGGGGACggtgtgtgctgcagggacacccTGACAAGGGCCACGGTGTCACACTGGTGAGAACCATGTGGCCACCACAGCATGGACTGTGGGGCCACCACAGCAAGGACCACTGGATCATCCCAGCAAGGACCATGGGACCACCTTGGCAAGGACTGCAGGGCTACCCCAGCAAGGACCACAGGGCCACCCTGCTAAAGACTATGGAGCCACCCTGTCAAGGACCATGGGGCCACACCAGTAAGGACTGCAGGGCCACCCTGGCAAGGACTGCAGCACCCTGCAGGTAGGGGACACCTGCCCACAGCAAGAGGCTCAGCTGGGCTATGACAAGCCCCAGATGAGCCCCTGTCCCTGACCCTGTCCCCCGCAGCTCAGCCTGTGTCCCAAGCGCTGGTGCCAGTACCGCAGCACCTACACTCGTGGACTGAGAGGAAGTTGCCAATGCCGTGGCCGGTCCCGTGGCCGTAGTTGAGTCCCACGTCCCAGAGTGCCCGACGGGCAAAAGATTCCACCGTTCTCCCTGGGGAATGATGAGGTGGGATGGGGGCCGGTGAGTCAAtaaggcccccccccccccctcttcctcctcctcaggctcAGCACCCACCTGCCGTTTTGGGTGGGAAGACAAGGCGGGACAGGTCAATGTTGCCCATCAGCACACGCGTGTAGGCTTCCTATGAGGGGCATGGCGGGGGGCTAGGAGTGATGATGTCCAGACAGCCCCCCCAGCACATCCATCCGTGGCTGGGACCTTGGTGCTGAGTGCTGCAGTGGGGTGCTGGGCATGGCAGGGGGGTGTTGGCTGGCATGGGAGGGGCTGGTACCTTCTGGAGCGGGGTTGGCACACCCCAGTGCACCGTCCGTGTGA encodes:
- the SASH3 gene encoding SAM and SH3 domain-containing protein 3, giving the protein MLRRKPSNASEKESGHKKLSLQRSSSFKDFAKSKVSSPAPSEKEFNLEENIPEDESSSTGPDDAARSSGMKLSKRWRAAISRTMNRKMGRMAVKALAEGKADVEEEGSSCPPSPASTMEEPSHEKLPLSYLEMEEDGHPPISRQLSSGSEISSPGPGGSNQDSLRLEESGPAYTGPFCGRARVHTDFTPSPYDKDSLKLRKGDIIGIIEKPPMGTWTGLLNNRVGSFKFIYVDVIPEETAPTRKSRGSSKSKRLKPKTLHELLERINMQEHTSTLLLNGYQTLEDFKELRETHLNELNITDPQHRAKLLTAAELLLDYDTASEPEEGDSPEAQPSPSEPKGDIPRDSGCFEGSETLDSSRDEAELGGPEGQLRALSLAESS